GCTGTAAAATCACTCGTCATGGGCCGGAAGAATTGGTTATTTTCTCAAAGTTTTGAGGGTGCTACTGCAAGTGGCTTTATTCTAAGCTTAATTGAAACTGCCAAGAGAAATGGCCTTGATCCTGAAAAGTACTTGAATTATTTGCTTCAGAAATTACCGAATGAAGAGATTCTGGATTCGGAACCCCTTGAAGCTTATTTACCGTGGCAAGAGAAGATCCAGGTAAATTGTAAATAAAAGAACTTAAATAACCGTCTCAGTATAACAGTAACTGGGACGGTTTTAAGTACACTATTTTATTTGACGCTTATTCTTTATCTTTAATATCAAGCTCGAATTTGATACAATGGTTAATTGAGGACATAGAAATCACCTTTATTTATAAGAATTTGTGTGGAAACGATTTTTATTAAAGAGGACTATGTCCTCCTTTTTTAATGCAATAAAAAACCTGTTAACAGCTTATCATATTGATAAGTCATCAACAGGAAAAATTATAGAGCCATAAAAATCAGCAAAGCAATTATGAAGGTTGCGAATGCCAACATTAGCATGAGTACCTGGTAGACGCTCACGGGCTGTAATCCTTTTTAAAGAATAGTCCATTGGAACCACCCCATTTCAAGAAGACAGCCATCGCCCATAAAACTTCTCGCAACGAAGATTATACCATACGGAGACTATTGATTGGGTTCTTTTTTAGCTAACTCTTCTCGGCGCTTCTTGATGACTTCTTCAATTTTGACTAGATCTTCCTCTTTAGCAAAAGTAAGGATGAATTGCCGAGTGCGAAAGAGTTCACCAGCTCTATTCCACTTGGATACAAAACTAAACATTCCCATTAAATTCCCTCCGCGATGTTCGATAACTAAATTATAGCACCGATTTTTGAACCATTGTTGTAGCGCACTCGACAGACACCAAGTACGCTATAACATAGTAGCGTTCATTGAGTTCCCGTTAGTTAATAAAATGCTAAAATAGTGAGACTGGATATGATAAGCAAGCACTCATCTTAGTCAAATTGCTGTAGAAATTAATCCTTAGAAAGCAGCAACAAACCGCACTGTCTCAGTGTTTGAGGCAATGTGTGATTGGGATGAGTCGGACAACACATGTGGAGGTGATCCTTTGAGCGTCAAGTTTGGCAATTTTTGAGTTATTGTATTCTCCACACATGTGGAGGTGATTAAAAAAGTGATAACTGTGTTCTGATATTCATTGGTATGAAGTAAACAAGTATACGAATTCTAATATGTATGAATTAAAGATTGTAAATTATACGAGAGAAAAGAATGATGAAATTAAAATATATAGGTGAAACTTTAGGGGTAACTGGCTTAACAAATGGCAAAATCTATGAATGTATAGCTGAAGAAGGACCTTTTTATAGAGTCATTGATGACAGTGATGAAGATTATTTATATTCCCAAAACAATCCAGCACCACTTGATGGTTCATCTAAGGGCGGAAAATGGGAAGATTTTAGCATTTGGTATTATGATAAATATGATCAAGTAATAAAAGGCATCGATTATTCTATGTATATAAATAAAAATAGATTGTAAAATAAAAAGTAATTATAAATATTAGATTAAGTAGATAGTATAAACTAAGGAGAAACATGACAATTTTATCAAATACCACCCTGTCTTTATGGGGTAAAAAGAATATTAATAAAGATAGCGAAGAAGTATGGTTACCCTTAATTGCTCACTTAATTGACACAAAAAATGTTATTGGATGGTTATATAATCATTGGCTTAATGACGGCCAAAGACGCATTTTGAGTCAGGGATTTGAAAACTCAAATGAAGTTCAGAATCTTGTTGAATTTATTGGATACATTCATGATATTGGTAAGGCTACACCAGCTTTTCAAATTAAGCAATCGTTTATCCACAATGAAGACTTAGACCAGGATTTGTTAGAAAGATTATTACAAAATGGGTTTGATAATTTAGAAGAATTAAAGGCAAATATGGATACTAGACACTGGCTCCACGCTCTGGCCGGTGAAGTGATCTTAGAAAATAGTGGGTTAAATGAAAGTATTGGCGCTATAGTTGGCGGGCACCATGGTAAACCACAAAATAAGTATTTTGACTATGAAGATCAACTGATGGATGATACTTCTAAATATTATCAATCAGATTCTTGGGCCGAAAATCCAACTAGAGAAAAATGGGAAAATGTACAAAAAGAGATCATCAATTATGGTTTAGATTTGTGTAATTTTAAAAATTTAGAAGATATACCTACAGTTACTGACTCACAAGCAGTAATTTTAGAAGGCCTAGTAATTATGGCCGACTGGTTGGCATCTAGTGAATATACAATTAAAGATGGTAAGCGTGTTAGCATGTTTCCATTAATCTCGATGGATCAAGGTTTTAGCGATATTGATATGACATCAAGATATCAACAAGGAATTTTAAATTGGCTTAAAACAGATTCCTGGACGCCTCAATTGATAGTCGATACTAAAGAGCAATATCAAAAACGCTGGAATTTTGATCCAAGACAAGTTCAGGAACAAATGTCTCAAGCAATCGGAGATAGTGTGGATCCTAGCATGATTATCGTTGAAGCCCCGATGGGTATTGGTAAAACTGAAATAGCTCTAACTGCTGTTGAGCAATTAGCTGCTAAGACCGGTATCAATGGCCTGTTTTTTGGCTTGCCAACCCAGGCTACTGCAAATGCAATGTTTGATAGAGTAGATAACTGGTTGGGGAATATTGCCAAAGAACAGAGCGAAAACCTCTCTATTAAATTGATGCATGGAAAGGCACAGTTTAATCAAAAATATCACAATATTCCTGATGCTGATGATATTGAAACCGATGAAGGTGCAGTTGTTGTTAATCAGTGGTTTAATGGTAAAAAGTCAATATTAACTGACTTTGTAATTGGAACTATTGATCAATTGCTTTTGATGGGCTTGAAGCAAAAGCATCTGGCCTTAAGACATTTAGGGCTAAGCGGAAAAATAGTTGTAATTGACGAGGTTCATGCTTATGACGTATATATGAGTTCCTATCTTGAAAAGGCAATAGAGTGGTTGGGGGCATATCATGTACCAGTTGTTGCTTTGTCGGCTACGCTTCCAGTTGATAAAAGAAATGAACTTCTTACAGCATATTGTAGAGGAAAATATGGCAGTGAAAAATTTAAAGCTCAAAATACTAATTGGCAAACTTGTCAAGCATATCCCTTATTAAGTATTTTGGATGGCAAAGTTTTAAAACAAAAGTCAGACTTTTCTACTAAAGCTGATGATACTACAGTTAAAGTTACTCGCTTAAACATTGAAAATTACGATTTAATTGAAAAGATTAATGATCAAATTGAAGATGGCGGTGTCGCAGGTGTCATAGTTAATACGGTAAAGCGAGCACAAGAATTGGCAAAAATTGCTGAAAAAGAGTGTTCTGAAGATACGCAAATTTTGGTGCTTCATTCCGCATTTTTGGCTAATGATCGTAGTAATTTAGAGTCCAAATTGGAAAAGTCAATTGGAAATCACCAAAAACGTCCAAAGAAAATGATAGTAATTGGCACGCAAGTGCTCGAACAATCTTTGGATATCGATTTTGATGTTATGTATACGGATATTGCACCAATAGACTTGATTTTACAAAGAGCGGGTCGTTTGCATCGTCATCAAGTTAAGCGCCCAGACAAATTAATTGAGCCTCAACTATTCATTATGGGTATTAATTCTAATGGGGACTATGGGGATGCAAATCAAGCAATTTATGAGAAATATCTTTTAATTAAGACGGATCATTTCTTAAAAGACAAGATCAAATTACCTAGTGATATTTCTAATTTGGTTCAAAAGGTATATTCAGCGGATACTGATAATGAAGTACAAGATCTTCAGGAAGCGGAAGTTAAGAAATTCAACATTGATCAAGAAAAGGCAGAACAAAAATCAAAAGGGTATCAAATTAGATCCCCAAGAGTTGAAAAAACTTTACATGGTTGGCTTGATAATGATAGTGACACTGATCTAAATGATGTTAAAGCAGAGGCTGCTGTCAGAGATACGAATGAAACAATCGAGGTTCTTTTGCTAAAAAAAGATGCCGATGGATTTTATTTAATGGATGGGCGAAAAGTGGATGAAGAAGTTCCTGATAGCGTTGTTGCTCAGCAGTTGATTAGGCTGCCCCATGCATTAACGATGAATATAAACCAATCTATACGAAATTTGGAACGAGATACTATTAGTAATTTTCCTGAATGGCAGAACAGTTCCTGGTTAAAGGGCTCGGTAGCTTTAATTCTTGATGCCAATAATGAGACAGAATTTAATGGATATAAAATTAAGTATTCATCTGACTTGGGGTTATCGTACGAAAAATAGTAAACTGTATTAAGTGTATTCCTCACTTAGGTGAGGGTGATCCCATTAATTAATCATTTATTAAAGTAATCCCCATGAAAATGGGCTTGGCGGTTTCATAAACTGAAATCGCTTTTTATTTTATTGTAAATTAAAAGGAAAAGTTTTATTATAAATATTAATTAATCATTTATGAATTGGAAGAGATGGTGATATATGAGTAATGATTTAAGTTTCAATCTGGTTACTGATCCTTGGATTAAAGTCCTGAAAAAGGATTATACCGAAAGTGAAGTCTCTTTAAATGAACTTTTTAGTAATTCTGAAGATTATCTTCAGCTTGCCGGTGATATGAAATCGCAGGACTTAGCGATTCTCAGATTATTGTTGGCTATCTTACTGTCAGTTTATACTAGATTCGATGCAGATGATACGCCATACTCATGGCTGGATTTAGATGACAAATGGCGAGTGACTCGGACAGATAATGATGGCTTCAACTCTCAAAAACTAAAACTGGGAGACACTTGGAGAAGTCTATATGATCAAAAAACTTTTTCAAAAAAAGTATTTGATTATCTAAATCTTTATCAGGCTAAGTTTAATTTATTTGGTGAAGATCCTTTTTATCAAGTTAATCGTCAAGTCTATGACCAAAATGTGCCGGAAAATAAAAAGGTAGCTAAAGGTGCGGGTACAGTATCAGTTAAACAAATTAATCGACTTATTTCTGAAAGCAATAACAGCCCGGCACTGTTTTCACCTAAATCAGGTATTGAAAAAGATAGTGTTAATAATGCGGAATTAGTTCGCTGGTTAATTACTTACCAAAACTTCACAGGTGTTACTGATAAGACCAAAGTTAAGTCAAAGGATAAGTTCTCTGTTTCTCCTGGTTGGTTGTATTCAATTAATCCTGTTTATATTAAAGGTAAAACTTTATTTGACACTTTGATGTTAAATCTAAGCTTAGTTACCAATGATTCTGCAGATGGAACAAACTGGCTAAACTCACAAAGACCAGTGTGGGAATACGATGATATTAATGATTATCTTCAACAAAGATTGAATGGAGTATATCCTGACAATTTATCTGAATTATACACTGTTTGGTCTAGAATGATTCATATTGATTGGCAAAATGGTCAGCCAGTTATATTTAGCGCAGGACTGCCTAAGTTAGATAGTGAAAAACAATTCCTAGAGCCAATGACGACTTGGCGTAAAAATAAAGATGGTGTTGTATATCCAGCTGCCAAGAATAAAAATAATATAAATGTCGCTATGTGGCGTAATTTTGGTCAGTATATAAGAACTAAAGCTAACGAAGATGAAAAAAGAATTCCAGGAATTGTTAGTTGGATTCAGGAATTGAAAAAAGAAAAATACATTTCTAAGCATACTAACATCAATATAGCTACAGTAGCTATGATAAGTGATGGAAATGCTACATCTCAATCACCTTATGCGGAAATCACTGATAATATGCAAGCTAAGGCAGGAGTTCTTTTTGATGATGAGCCTATGCTTGAAAATCGGTGGCAAGATAAGATTGAAGAAGAAGTATTATTAGCACAAAAGGTTGTGGCTTATTTCTATTGGTTTGCAAAAGATATATCGAACATTCAAACCCATAGCGAGAAGAAAAAAAGTAATGATGATTGGGCAAGTCGAAAGGTAGCGCAACTTTATGACGAACTGAATCAGCCATTTTACACTTGGCTTTCTGGATTAGATATAAATCAAGACCGTAATGTCAAAATTAAAGAATGGCGTGAAACTTTAAATCGTCTTGTTGCAACGCAAGCTAAAAATATTTTTGTCAATGCAACTGCTGATGAAATCATTGGCGGGAAGGAAGACAATATTTTTACAATTTATAATAAACTACGCAGAAACGTCTATGTTTGTCTCGGATTAAAGTAAGGAGAAAAAGATGAGTGATGCTTATACTGCTACGGCACGAATAATTAATCAGCTGTATGGTGATGGAACTCCTGATAAAGGTGCTTTGGCTGAACTTAGAAGGACAACAGCTATCACCGATAAAGGCGCTGAAAAAATCTGGCCTTTAATTTTTTCAGCCGTGCCTAAATTAAGTACAAATGGAAAACCTACAAAGCTTGAAACAGCAGTTTATACTGCTCTTCACTGTTATGCTGCATTTCAACAAGGGAATGATTCATTTGTCTTTGGTCAAATTCCTAGATCAAAAGATAAGGAAGAATCTGGAGAAAATGGTGTATCTCTTTTTACTGCACTGAAGAAAATGAAAATAAACGACTCTAACGAAAAGAAGGCTTTAGATAGGCGAGTAACAGCTTTATTAGCAACTACAAATATCAGCAGTGCCACCAATTCAATTAATCATCTAGTAAGTATTCTTAAAGGAAAGAAAATGGGTGAAAAGATTGACTTTGCTCAATTGGCGGAAGACTTGTATAACTTTCAGTGGAGTACGAAAAATGCAAGATTCGTTGCCTTGAAGTGGGGAAAAGATTACTACTGGAACGTTTATAAGCTGGCATCAGACAACGATTAGTGAACAAAAAGCAAGGAGAAAATCAAAATGAATAAGAATCTTTATATGGACATTAATGTATTGCAAACTGTACCATCATCAAATATCAATAGAGATGACACTGGTTCACCTAAAACAGCTATTTATGGTGGCGTGACTCGGTCAAGAGTTTCTTCACAAAGCTGGAAGAGAGCAATGCGTTTAGCCTTTAAACAAGACTCAGAAAATGAAGAATGGCTTAAGAGCTATAGAACTTTGAAAACAGCTAGTCTTTTGGCGAATAAGTTACAAGAACTAGATTCAAATTTAAGTGAAGAAGATGCTTTAAAGAAAGTTGAAGAAGTCTTTAAAGTAGCTGGAATCAAATTAAAAAAGGACAAGAAAACGGGCGAAATGTTAACTGGAGCACTACTACTAGTAAGTGAAGGGCAACTCGAAAAGATCGCTAAACTTGCTTTGTCTGTTGATCAAATAGATAAAGATACAGCTAAAGAAATTAAGAAAAATTTGATGGGAGATCAATCTCTAGATTTAGCTTTATTTGGAAGAATGGTGGCAGATAATCCAGAATTGAATGTGGATGCTTCTAGTCAAGTGGCTCATGCAATTTCCACTCATGAAGTTACTCCAGAATTTGATTATTACACTGCAGTTGATGATGCAAATGCGAAAAGCCAAACAGGTTCTGCAATGCTTGGTACGATTGAATATAATTCATCTACTTTATACAGATATGCCAATGTTAACATTCTTGATTTATTGCACAATCTTGGTAATAAAGCTTTGACTATTGAAGGAATTAAGCTCTTTATCAAAGAATTTGTTTTGACAATGCCGACTGGTAAGGAAAATACTTTTGCTAATAAAACACTCCCTCAATACGTTATGATTAATGTTCGTACTGATACACCCGTTAACCTAGTATCTGCATTTGAAACACCAGTTAGATCTGAAGGTGGCTACGTTGATAAATCTATCGATCGATTAGAGGATGAATATAAAAATTCCTTGAAATTTGTAGATAAGCCTGTGTTTAATGTCGAATTGACGAATAGTGAGAATATAGTCGACAATCAGGCTGAAAATATTGATGATTTAATTAATCAAACTGCTGAATTCGTAAAACAGGAGTTAGAAAATGAAGACAGCAACGATTAGATTGACTGCGCCACTTCAGTCTTATGGTAATTCTGCATCTTTTAATCAAAGAACTAGTGATAGTTATCCAACCAAAAGTGCTATTGTAGGTATGATTGCAGCTGCATTGGGCTACTCAAGAGAAGATAATGAAAAAATTTTGGAGCTAAATAATTTATTATTTGCTGTTCGAATTGAGCAATCAGGCAAAATGTTGACAGAGTTTCAAACAGTGGAATACAGAAAGAGTGCAAGCAAGACTGCTCGAAAGTTAACGTATCGTGATTTTATTCAAGATGGAGTTTTCATGGTAGCGATTGGCAGCGATGATGATCAATTGATCGAAAACATCAAAGAAGCACTTGAACATCCAAAATTTCAGCTTTATTTAGGAAGACGGTCTAATCCGCCAGCTGGTCCACTTAAAATTGATATTTTTGATGGAAAAAATCCCTTACAAGTACTAGAAGATATGCCCTGGCAAGCTTCAGATTGGTATAAGAGGAGCTTTAAGTCGTCACAATTTCTAACTAGAATAATTGCTGATGCTAGTTTAGATCCTGAAAGTACCCCCTTAATGAAAAAAGATAAAGTGGGCTCTTTTGATCAAAAAGATAGATATTATCAATATCGTCCTATCGTAATCAAAAAAGCAGTTAAACTTAAAAATTCAGAAAATAATCAGACATCAGATAATACTGATTGGGATTTTTGGTCATTTGTGTAGGAGGGTAGAATGTATATTTCGAGAGTTGAAATTGATACTAACAACCGACAAAAACTTAGGGATTTGTATCATTTAGGTGCATATCATAATTGGGTTGAGAATTGCTTTCCGAATGAATTAAAGAAAAAAGTAAGATTACGCCATTTATGGAGAATTGATGAATTAAATGGTAAAAAGTATTTACTTGTTTTAAGTGAAGAAAAGCCAAAATTAGATAAGCTTGAAAGATATGGTCTTGCCAATACGGCAGAAACGAAAGACTATGATCATTTTTTAAGTAGTTTAAATCAAGGAAAAAAATATCGCTTTAAACTAACGGCTAATCCTTCATATAGAATTACAGATGCAAAAACCGGTAAATCAAAAGTAGTACCGCATATTACTGTTTTGCAGCAAACTAAGTGGTTATTAGATCGATCAGAAAAATATGGTTTTGATTTAGTTAAATCAGAAGATGACGAAGAAACATATGAAATGAATATTACGTCAAGAGATTGGCCACGATTACGCCGCAAGGGCAATAAAATAGTAAAATTAAGTCGTGTTACTTTTGAAGGCTTATTAGAGATTAAGGATTTGCAACAATTTAAGCAGGCAATGGTAACTGGTATAGGGCGTGAAAAAGCTTTTGGGATGGGACTACTCACTGTAATTCCAATGGAATAATATAATGAAAAATAATTATGGTGCTAAGAAACCAGAACGTCAGGAATTAGGACGAGTTTCGGATAGAATAAGTTTTATATATGTAGAACATGCCAGAATAAATAGACAAGATAGTGCAATTCAAGTAGTTGATTACCGTGGAATTATTAATATTCCGGTTGCTTTAGTAAGTGTGCTTTTACTGGGACCAGGAGTTGATGTTACACATCGGGCGATGGAACTAATGGGAGATTCCAGTTTAGCTGTTGTTTGGGTTGGAGAATGTGGTGTACGTCAATATGCACATGGTAGATCGCTGAATCATTCTTCCAGATTATTAGAAGCACAAGCTAAGTTAGTATCTAATCGAAGAAGTAGATTGGCTACAGCTCGCCA
This is a stretch of genomic DNA from Lactobacillus crispatus. It encodes these proteins:
- a CDS encoding CRISPR-associated helicase/endonuclease Cas3 → MTILSNTTLSLWGKKNINKDSEEVWLPLIAHLIDTKNVIGWLYNHWLNDGQRRILSQGFENSNEVQNLVEFIGYIHDIGKATPAFQIKQSFIHNEDLDQDLLERLLQNGFDNLEELKANMDTRHWLHALAGEVILENSGLNESIGAIVGGHHGKPQNKYFDYEDQLMDDTSKYYQSDSWAENPTREKWENVQKEIINYGLDLCNFKNLEDIPTVTDSQAVILEGLVIMADWLASSEYTIKDGKRVSMFPLISMDQGFSDIDMTSRYQQGILNWLKTDSWTPQLIVDTKEQYQKRWNFDPRQVQEQMSQAIGDSVDPSMIIVEAPMGIGKTEIALTAVEQLAAKTGINGLFFGLPTQATANAMFDRVDNWLGNIAKEQSENLSIKLMHGKAQFNQKYHNIPDADDIETDEGAVVVNQWFNGKKSILTDFVIGTIDQLLLMGLKQKHLALRHLGLSGKIVVIDEVHAYDVYMSSYLEKAIEWLGAYHVPVVALSATLPVDKRNELLTAYCRGKYGSEKFKAQNTNWQTCQAYPLLSILDGKVLKQKSDFSTKADDTTVKVTRLNIENYDLIEKINDQIEDGGVAGVIVNTVKRAQELAKIAEKECSEDTQILVLHSAFLANDRSNLESKLEKSIGNHQKRPKKMIVIGTQVLEQSLDIDFDVMYTDIAPIDLILQRAGRLHRHQVKRPDKLIEPQLFIMGINSNGDYGDANQAIYEKYLLIKTDHFLKDKIKLPSDISNLVQKVYSADTDNEVQDLQEAEVKKFNIDQEKAEQKSKGYQIRSPRVEKTLHGWLDNDSDTDLNDVKAEAAVRDTNETIEVLLLKKDADGFYLMDGRKVDEEVPDSVVAQQLIRLPHALTMNINQSIRNLERDTISNFPEWQNSSWLKGSVALILDANNETEFNGYKIKYSSDLGLSYEK
- a CDS encoding type I-E CRISPR-associated protein Cse1/CasA encodes the protein MSNDLSFNLVTDPWIKVLKKDYTESEVSLNELFSNSEDYLQLAGDMKSQDLAILRLLLAILLSVYTRFDADDTPYSWLDLDDKWRVTRTDNDGFNSQKLKLGDTWRSLYDQKTFSKKVFDYLNLYQAKFNLFGEDPFYQVNRQVYDQNVPENKKVAKGAGTVSVKQINRLISESNNSPALFSPKSGIEKDSVNNAELVRWLITYQNFTGVTDKTKVKSKDKFSVSPGWLYSINPVYIKGKTLFDTLMLNLSLVTNDSADGTNWLNSQRPVWEYDDINDYLQQRLNGVYPDNLSELYTVWSRMIHIDWQNGQPVIFSAGLPKLDSEKQFLEPMTTWRKNKDGVVYPAAKNKNNINVAMWRNFGQYIRTKANEDEKRIPGIVSWIQELKKEKYISKHTNINIATVAMISDGNATSQSPYAEITDNMQAKAGVLFDDEPMLENRWQDKIEEEVLLAQKVVAYFYWFAKDISNIQTHSEKKKSNDDWASRKVAQLYDELNQPFYTWLSGLDINQDRNVKIKEWRETLNRLVATQAKNIFVNATADEIIGGKEDNIFTIYNKLRRNVYVCLGLK
- the casB gene encoding type I-E CRISPR-associated protein Cse2/CasB; translation: MSDAYTATARIINQLYGDGTPDKGALAELRRTTAITDKGAEKIWPLIFSAVPKLSTNGKPTKLETAVYTALHCYAAFQQGNDSFVFGQIPRSKDKEESGENGVSLFTALKKMKINDSNEKKALDRRVTALLATTNISSATNSINHLVSILKGKKMGEKIDFAQLAEDLYNFQWSTKNARFVALKWGKDYYWNVYKLASDND
- the cas7e gene encoding type I-E CRISPR-associated protein Cas7/Cse4/CasC, with the translated sequence MNKNLYMDINVLQTVPSSNINRDDTGSPKTAIYGGVTRSRVSSQSWKRAMRLAFKQDSENEEWLKSYRTLKTASLLANKLQELDSNLSEEDALKKVEEVFKVAGIKLKKDKKTGEMLTGALLLVSEGQLEKIAKLALSVDQIDKDTAKEIKKNLMGDQSLDLALFGRMVADNPELNVDASSQVAHAISTHEVTPEFDYYTAVDDANAKSQTGSAMLGTIEYNSSTLYRYANVNILDLLHNLGNKALTIEGIKLFIKEFVLTMPTGKENTFANKTLPQYVMINVRTDTPVNLVSAFETPVRSEGGYVDKSIDRLEDEYKNSLKFVDKPVFNVELTNSENIVDNQAENIDDLINQTAEFVKQELENEDSND
- the cas5e gene encoding type I-E CRISPR-associated protein Cas5/CasD, giving the protein MKTATIRLTAPLQSYGNSASFNQRTSDSYPTKSAIVGMIAAALGYSREDNEKILELNNLLFAVRIEQSGKMLTEFQTVEYRKSASKTARKLTYRDFIQDGVFMVAIGSDDDQLIENIKEALEHPKFQLYLGRRSNPPAGPLKIDIFDGKNPLQVLEDMPWQASDWYKRSFKSSQFLTRIIADASLDPESTPLMKKDKVGSFDQKDRYYQYRPIVIKKAVKLKNSENNQTSDNTDWDFWSFV
- the cas6e gene encoding type I-E CRISPR-associated protein Cas6/Cse3/CasE, with protein sequence MYISRVEIDTNNRQKLRDLYHLGAYHNWVENCFPNELKKKVRLRHLWRIDELNGKKYLLVLSEEKPKLDKLERYGLANTAETKDYDHFLSSLNQGKKYRFKLTANPSYRITDAKTGKSKVVPHITVLQQTKWLLDRSEKYGFDLVKSEDDEETYEMNITSRDWPRLRRKGNKIVKLSRVTFEGLLEIKDLQQFKQAMVTGIGREKAFGMGLLTVIPME